The Sphingopyxis sp. BE259 nucleotide sequence CAGGTCGGGCGGGATCTTTTCAATCATATGACGAGTCAGCGGCGCGACGTGCCACGGCAGCACGCGCACATCGTGAATGCGCCCGCGCGTCGTCATCCGCCAGCCGGTGCGCGTCTTCGCAACCTTGACGGCCAGTTCGCTGCCGTCGATCTCGGCAATCACCAGCCGGTCCCCCGGCGTATATTCCAGCGCGATGTCGAGCTTGTCGCCGTCAACCTTGATATGTTTGTGGCCCAGCTTCACCTTATGCTCGGTCCCGCCAACGGTCACCTGCCACTTGGCGGGCGGATCGAGCCGGTCGCCGAGCTGACCATCGGTGCGCCGCGCGCGATCGGCTTCGGCGCTCGCCATAAAGCCCGCGATGGCGGCGAGTGCGCGGACGATATGATCCGCGGTCGCGGCGCCGTGGAAGCCGTCAGGATATTCCTCTGCGATGAAGCCCGTCGTCAGCTCGCCCGAGCGGAAGCGCGGGTGCTGCATGATCGCCGACACGAAATCGATATTATGCCCCAGCCCTTCGATCTCGAACCGGTCGAGCGCCGCGATCTGTAGGTCGGCGGCTTCGTCGCGCGTCGCGCCCCAGGTCACGAGCTTGGCGATCATCGGGTCGTAGAACATCGACACCTCGCCGCCCTCCTCGACCCCGGCATCGACGCGCACGCCATCCTCGCCGCGCGCGTTGCCCGCCCAAGCCGGTACGGGCGTGCGATAGCGCACGAGCCGCCCGGTCGAGGGCAGGAAACCGCGATAGGGATCCTCGGCATAGACGCGGTTCTCGATCGCCCAGCCGTCGATCTTGATGTCGTCCTGCGTCATTTCGAGCTTTTCGCCCGCGGCGACGCGGATCATCTGCTCGACGAGGTCGATACCGGTGATCGCTTCGGTCACCGGATGTTCAACCTGTAGCCGCGTGTTCATTTCGAGGAAGTAGAAGCTCTCGCCGGTCGGGTCGGCGCCGCTGACGATCAGTTCGACCGTGCCCGCGCTATAATAGCCGACCGCCTTCGCCAGCGCGACGCATTGCTCGCCCATCGCCTTGCGCATCGAGGGGGTGACGAAGGGCGACGGCGCTTCCTCGACCACCTTTTGATGGCGACGCTGGATCGAACATTCGCGTTCGTTCAGATATAGAATATTGCCGTGTTGATCGCCGAGGATCTGGATTTCGATGTGGCGCGGATTGAGGATGAATTTCTCGATAAACACCCGGTCGTCGCCGAACGAATTCAGCCCCTCACGCTTGGTCGCCTCGAACCCTTCGCGAACATCCTTTTCGTCATAGGCGAGCCGCATCCCCTTGCCGCCGCCACCCGCCGACGCCTTCATCATCACCGGATAGCCGATCTCGTTCGAGATCTTTACCGCATGTTCGGTATCGTCGATCTCGCCCACGAAGCCGGGGACGACATTGACGCCGGCCTCCAATGCGAGCTTCTTTGATTCAATCTTGTCGCCCATCGCAGCGATCGCGTTCACGGGCGGCCCGATGAAGGCGATATTTTCCTTGGCGAGCGCCTCGGCAAAGCTGGTGCGTTCGGACAGGAAGCCATAGCCCGGATGCACCGCCTCGGCTCCGGTCGCCTTGCACGCGGCGATGATCTTGTCGGCGACCAGATAGGATTCGGACGCCGGCGACGGTCCGATATGCACCGCCTCGTCGGCCATCTGGACGAAGGGCGCGCGCGCGTCGGCGTCGGAATAGACGGCCACCGTCGCGATGCCCATGCGCCGCGCGGTCTTGATGACGCGGCAGGCGATCTCGCCGCGATTGGCGATCAGGATTTTCTTGAACATTTTGCCTAACTTCCAATCATTGCGATGTTTGAGAGGCAGTGAACTTCGTCCAGCGCCGCTCTAGCTTTTCGATCTTTTTGAATTCGGGCGTGCCCGATTTATCAATGGAGACGAGCCACTTATGAAAGTCATTCCGCACGAACTGCTGGCCCAGATCTGTCAACTGGGACCAACGGATCGTAAGATCCGGTCGGCGTTCCACCTTAAGGTCGCCTGACAGCAGGCCCTTCTCCACCAGAAACTCAGCAAAGACGTACTGACTTTCTGCCGCCTCGCGATTCCAGTTTGGGTCGGGTCGTTCTCCGGCCTCTTCCGATATCGTAACCTTTACCGCTAACATGCTCGGTACATCGATCACGATGAAATCGCTCGGGTCGTTCACTCCGCCGCCTCCATCCGCATCGGCTCTTCGCTTTCCATCGGCCGCAGCCCTAGCTTCGCGAACAGCGCCGCATCCTTGCTGTCGCCGGCATTGGCGGTCGTCAGCAACTTGTCACCGGTGAAAATGCTGTTTGCGCCCGCCATGAAGCAGAGCGCCTGCGTCGCTTCCGACATGCTTTCGCGGCCTGCCGACAGGCGCACCATGCTCAGCGGCATGGTGATGCGCGCGACGGCGATGGTGCGGACGAACTCGATATCGTCGATCTTGGCGAGCGGGGTGTCGGCGAGCATATCGCCAAGCACGGTGCCCTTCACCGGCACCAGCGCGTTGATCGGCACGCTGCCCGGATGTTCGGGCAGGGTCGCGAGCGCGTGGATAAATCCGACGCGGTCGGCGCGCGTTTCGCCCATGCCGACGATCCCGCCGCTGCACACATTGATGCCAGCGCTGCGCACTTCCTCCAGCGTATCGAGCCGTTCCTGAAAGGTCCGCGTCGTGATGACGTTGCCGTAATTTTCCGGCGAGGTGTCGATGTTGTGGTTGTAATAATCGAGCCCCGCCACCGCGAGCGTCTGCGCCTGTTCCTTCGTCAGCATGCCCAGCGTCATGCAGGTTTCCATGCCCATCGCGCGCACGCCCTCGACCATCTCGACGATCGCGGGCATGTCGCGGTCCTTGGGGTTGCGCCAGGCGGCGCCCATGCAGAAACGCTGCGATCCCGAATCCTTCGCCTGCGCCGCCGCCTGCAACACTGCGCGCACGTCCATCAGCTTGGTGGCCTTCAGCCCGCTGTCGGCGCTTTTGCTTTGCGAGCAATAGCCGCAATCCTCGACGCAGCCACCGGTCTTGATGCTGAGCAAGGTGCACAGCTGGATTTCGCCGCGCGAATGGTGGCGGCGGTGGACGCCCTGCGCTTCCCACATCAGTTCGTCGAACGGCAGGTCGAAGAGGGTAGCGATTTCCTCGCGGGTCCAGTCGGTGCGGGTTTCGGTGGTCATACTGCATTCTCCGGTTTCGACGCGTTCGCCGCGTTACAGCGCTCGACCACGTCCAAAATTTCGTTGGCGGACATCATTTCAGTCCCAATCACGACGCAGACATTCTGGTAGCCATTTCTGCCATGGACGGTGAGCACCTCGCCGTCGAACGTCAGCTTTTCCACCAATCCATATCCGCGCTTCGTATCCCCGTTGGTCGCGACGAACAGCCCCGTCAGACCAAGGGCGCGATCCTGCTCACCCTCTTCACCGAATGATATCAAAATGTTCGTCGAGCCGCCCCCATCAACGCTGTCCGCGAGCGCCAGAACCCAGCCGTCCTCCACGGACGAAAACGAAATGTGGGAAGCAACAAACTGCACTACGCGGCATCCTCCAGCGGCGGCATGTTGTGGCCGAGCAGGCGCAGCACGTCGGCGGCGCATTCGACGACGTTGCTGCCGGGGCCGTAGATGCCCTGCACCCCGGCGTCGCGCAGATAGTCGTAATCCTGCGGCGGGATGACGCCGCCCGCGATCACCTTGATGTCGGTGCGGCCGGCTTCGCGCAGCTTGCCGATCAGTTCGGGGATCAGCGTCTTGTGGCCCGCGGCGAGGCTCGACGCGCCGACGACGTCGACGCCATTGTCGAGCGCGAGCACGACGGTCTCCTCGGGGGTCTGGAACAGCGGACCCGACACAACGTCGAACCCCATGTCGCCGAACGCCGACGCGATGACGTTGGCGCCGCGGTCGTGTCCGTCCTGTCCCATCTTGGCTACCAGCAGCTTGGGTTTGCGGCCGAGTCGCCGCGTGACCGCCTCGACCCCGTCGAGCACCTGCGCCCAGCGCGCGTCGCCCTCATAGGGCGCGGCATAGACGCCCTTCACCGGGGTCGGCTGGGTGGCATAACGGTCGAAGCTTTCCTCCATCGCCGACGAAATCTCGCCCAGCGTCGCGCGCGCCCGCGCTGCCTCGACCGCGAGCGCCAGCAGGTTGTTCTCGATGCTCGACGGCTTTGCCGCGCCATCGCGCAGCGCCGTCAGCGCCGCCTGACACGCTGCCTCGTCGCGCTCGGCCTTGGTCTTCCTGATCCGCGCGATCTGGCCTTCGCGCACCTTGGCGTTGTCGATGTCGAGCGTTTCGAGCAGATCCTCGTCCTTCAGGCGATATTTGTTCACGCCCACGATGACATCGTCGCCGCGATCGACCCGCGCCTGCCGCGCCGCCGCCGCGGTCTCGATCATCGCTTTGGGCCAGCCCGCCGCGACCGCTTTCGCCATGCCGCCCTCGGCCTGGACGCGGTCGATAATCTCCTGCGCCTTGTCGACCAGCTCCTGCGTCAGCGCCTCGACATAGTACGACCCGCCGAGCGGATCGACGACCTTGGTCATCCCCGTCTCTTCCTGGATCACGATCTGGGTGTTGCGCGCGATGCGGGCGGAGAAATCGGTCGGCAGCGCGATCGCTTCGTCGAGCGCATTGGTGTGCAGCGACTGGGTGCCGCCCAGCATCGCCGCCATCGCCTCGATCGTCGTGCGCATCACATTGTTGTACGGATCTTGCTCGGTCAGCGAGACGCCCGACGTCTGGCAATGGGTGCGCAGCATCTTCGACCGCTCGTCCTGCGCGCCAAGCGTCGTCATCGCGCGGTGCCACAGCACCCGCGCCGCGCGCAGCTTGGCGATCTCCATGAAGAAATTCATGCCGATCGCGAAAAAGAAGCTCAGCCGCCCGGCAAACTTGTCGATGTCGAGCCCCGACGCGACGCCATATTTCACATATTCCATGCCGTCGGCGATGGTGAACGCCAGCTCCTGCACCTGCGTCGCACCGGCTTCCTGCATATGATAGCCAGAGATCGAGATGCTGTTGAACTTCGGCATCTCGCGCGACGTGTAGCCAAAGATGTCGCTGATGATCCGCATGCTCGGTTCGGGTGGATAGATATAGGTGTTGCGGACCATGAACTCCTTCAGGATGTCGTTCTGGATCGTCCCGTCGAGCAGCTTGCGATCGACCCCCTGCTCCTCGCCCGCGACGATGAAGAACGCCAGGATCGGGATCACCGCGCCGTTCATCGTCATCGACACCGACATCTGATCGAGCGGGATGCCGTCGAACAGGATCTTCATATCCTCGACACTGTCGATGGCGACCCCCGCCTTGCCGACGTCGCCGGTGACGCGCGGGTGGTCGCTGTCATAGCCGCGGTGGGTGGCGAGGTCGAAGGCGACGGAGAGGCCTTTCTGGCCCGCGGCGAGGTTGCGGCGATAGAAGGCGTTCGATTCCTCGGCGGTCGAAAAGCCCGCATATTGCCGGATCGTCCACGGCCGCCCCGCGTACATCGACGCGCGAACGCCGCGCGTGAACGGCGCAAAGCCGGGCAGGCCGGGATCTTCGCGCACGTCTTCGGCCGTATAGAGCGGCTTAACGTCGATCCCCTCTGGCGTCGCCCAAGTGAGGTCCTTGCCCTTCACTTCCTTGTCGGCGGCGGCAGCCCATTGGTCGATGGTCGGTTTGTCGGTCATAATCAATCCTTACTCCCCTCTCCCCTTGAGGGAGAGGGTTGCGAAAACTTGGCAGCTCGCTGCCTAGTTGAAGCTGGGTGAGGGGTATGCGGTCCACAGGACCGCGCGAGCTTCGCTCGCAACCCCTCATCCAAGTCCGGCTAGTTCGCTGCGCTCACAAGCCTCCCTATCCTTCTCCCTCAAGGGGAGAAGGTTTTAATGCCCCTTCGGCGTCTCCATAATCTCGGTCAGCACCCCGCCCATATCCTTGGGGTGCAGAAAGAAAATCAGCGTCCCATGCGCCCCGATCCGCGACTCCCCCAGCACCCGCTTGCCCAGCGCCTCGAACGCCGCCTTGGCCGCATGAATGTCAGGCACCTCGTAACAGACATGATGCTGCCCCCCTGCCGGGTTCTTCTCCAGAAACCCCGCGATCGAGGTGTCGCCCGGCAGCGGCTCGATCAACTCGATCTGCGTGCCGTTCAGCGCCCCGTCGGCACCGGGCGTATCGACGAAACACACCTTCACCCCCTGCTCGGGCAGGTCGAACGGCGCATGAATATTAGTCGCGCCCATCACGTCGCGGTAAAAGACGATGCTGTCGGCAATCGACGGCGTCGCAACGCCGATATGGTTGAGGCGGCCTAGTTTCATTTCGCATAATCTCCAGCTTCGTCATCCCGGACTTGATCCGGGACCCATAACCACGGCGTTGCATGGACCCCGGATCAAGTCCGGGGTGACGATAAACAATCACAGTGGAATATTGTCATGCTTCTTCCACGGGTTTTCCAACTGCTTGTTCCGCAGCTTCCGGAGCCCCAGCGCGATCCTTTTGCGCGTATTATGCGGGTGGATGACCTCGTCGATATACCCCCGCGACGCCGCGACGAACGGGTTGGCAAAGCGGTCCTCATATTCCTTCGTGCGCTGCGCGATCTTTTCGGGGTCGCCCATGTCGGCGCGGAAGATGATCTCGACCGCGCCCTTCGCGCCCATCACCGCGATCTCGGCGGTGGGCCAAGCGTAGTTCAAATCGCCGCGCAGATGCTTTGACGCCATCACGTCATAGGCGCCGCCATAGGCCTTACGCGTGATCACCGTGATCTTGGGCACCGTCGCCTCGGCATAGGCGAACAGCAGCTTCGCGCCATGTTTGATGATGCCATTATATTCCTGCGCGGTGCCGGGCAGGAAGCCGGGTACGTCGACGAAGGTGATGATCGGAATTTCGAACGCGTCGCAGAAACGGACGAAACGCGCGGCCTTCTTCGACGAATTGATGTCGAGCACCCCCGCGAGCACCAGCGGCTGGTTGGCGACGATACCGATCGTGCGCCCCTCGATCCGCCCGAAACCGCAAATGATGTTGCCCGCATGGGCAGGCTGCACCTCGAAGAAATCACCCTCGTCGACGGTTTTGCGGATCAGCTCGTGCATGTCATAGGGCTGGTTCGCATTGGGCGGGATCAGCGTGTCGAGGCTGGGTTCGGCGCGGTCGAACGGGTCGCTCGTCGGGCGGACCGGCACCCCGCTGCGGTTGTTTTCGGGCAGATAGTCAAAGAAATCGCGCGTCGCCAGCAGCGCCTCGATGTCATTTTCGAATGCAATATCAGCGACCGAGCTTTTGGTCGTGTGGGTGATCGCGCCGCCCAGTTCTTCCTGCGTGACCACCTCGTTGGTCACCGTCTTGACCACATCGGGGCCGGTGACGAACATATAGCTGCTGTCTTTCACCATGAAGATGAAGTCGGTCATCGCGGGGCTGTAAACCGCACCGCCCGCGCACGGCCCCATGATCAGGCTGATCTGCGGCACCACCCCCGACGCCAGCACATTGCGCTGGAACACCTCGGCATAGCCGCCCAGCGACGCGACGCCCTCCTGAATGCGCGCGCCGCCGCTGTCGTTGATCCCGATGATCGGCGCGCCGACCTTCATCGCATTGTCCATGACCTTCATCATCTTCTGGGCGTGGCGCTCGGACAACGAGCCGCCAAAGACGGTGAAGTCTTGGCTGAAGACATAGACGAGGCGGCCGTTGATCGTGCCCGATCCGGTGACAATCCCATCGCCGGGGATGATCTGGTCCTGCATCCCGAAATCGGTGCAATTATGCTCGACATAGGTGTCGAGCTCTTCGAACGACCCCTCGTCGAGCAGCACATCGAGCCGTTCACGCGCGGTAAGCTTGCCCTTGCTGTGCTGCGCATCGATGCGCTTTTGCCCGCCGCCCAAGGCAGCGGCGGCGCGGCGGCGTTCCATTTCGGCGATATTGGCGGACATTCAGATCTCCCAACGCACTTTAAAACGTCGTCTGCCTGCTTAGAGCCGCGCAAGCAAATGCGAATTTGCAAAGTTGCAAAGTGATAGTTTGCAAACTAATTTGCCGCCGATGGTCCCAAACCGACTCTACGCTGGGCGGCAACTTCGCCAACTTCGGGAATCCCGCAACCTCCGCCAGTCCGACTTCGCCGCGCAGCTTGGCATCTCCGCTTCGTATCTCAGCCAGATCGAGCATGACGACCGCCCGCTGACCCCCGCCCTCCTCGACCGCCTGCAAAAGCTGTTCCCGCTCGAATGGGAGGAAGTCGCCGCCGACACCGGCGATCGCCGCGCGGGCGCGCTCCGCGAAGCCGCCGCCGATCCGCTGTTTGCAGCAACTCCCCTACCCCCGGACCAACTCGAACGCGCCGCGCTCCAGCAACCGCAGCTCGCCGACCAGTTCGTCGCGCTCCACGCCGCCTATCGCCGCGCCGGACAGCGATTGCAGATCATCGACGAAGCGCTGACCGGCGGGACTGCCGAGGGCAGCCGCCTGCCATGGGAGGAAGTGCGCGACTGGTTTCACGATGCAGGCAATTATGTCGACAGCATCGACCGCGCCGCCGAGGCGCTGGCTGGGCAGCTGCGCGGCAAGGATCCATCGCCCGCGATCGAGACGATCGAACGGCGGCTGCGCGACGCGCTCGGCATCTCGATCGTTTATACCCAGACGCAAAGCCTGCGCGATTTCGACGCGACGATGCGCCATCTGGTGATCGATCCGTCGCAACCCGCCGAAAGCCGACGCTTCCAGCTGGCGCACCAGCTGGCGGCGCTGGCCTTGGCGCGCGAGATCGCAGCGGTAGTCGAAGCGTCCCCGCTACGGACCGCGGCAGCACGCCAATTGCTCCACGTCGGGCTTGCCAACTATGCCGCAGGCGCGGTGCTGATGCCCTACGCCCCGTTCCGCGCCAGCGCCCGCGCGGTGCGTCACGACATCGACCGCCTGCGGATGGACTATGGCGTCAGCTTCGAACAGGCGTGCCATCGGCTCTCGACGCTCCAACGCCCCGGCGCGCGCGGTATTCCGATGTTCTTCTGCCGCGTCGATATGGCGGGCAACATCACCAAGCGGCACAGTGCGACGCGGTTGCAGTTCGCGCGCTTCGGGGGCGCCTGCCCGCTGTGGATCGTTCATGAGGCGGCGGCGATCCCGGACCGCATCCTGTTCCAGCTCGCCGAAACCCCCGACGGGCTGCGCTATGTGTCGATGGCGAAGGGGCTGGTCAAACCGTCGGGCAGCTATGCGCGCATCCCGCGCCGCTACGCCGTCGCCTTGGGGTGCGAAGCGCAATATGCGGGGGATTTCGTCTATGCCGACGGCGTCGATGTTGGCGCGCCACAAGCCGCGACGCGCATCGGCCTGTCATGCCGCATCTGCCCGCGCGACGATTGCGATCAACGCGCGTTTCCGCCGAGCGATCGGCCGATTTTGGTCGATCCGGATCGGCGGGACGTGGTGCCGTATCGGATTGGGTAGCGAGAGAAGTCCGCCCCAAGCTCCGTTCGTGTCGAGCGAAGTCGAGACACGCCGAGTTCGCGCTCGGCTTCACATGTCTCGACTTAGCTCGACACGAACGGAAATCAGGCGGTTCCTAGCCTACTTCAACAACACCAGCTCCTCCGCCATGCTCGGATGCAGCGCCACCGTCGCGTCGAAATCGGCCTTGGTCAGTCCCGCCTTCACCGCGACCGCCGCCGCCTGCAAAATCTCCGGCGCGTCGGGGCCGATCATGTGCAGCCCGACGACCTGGTCGGTCGCCTCGTTGACGATCATCTTGTACAGCGCGCGTTCGTTTCGTCCCGCGAGGACATTTTTCATCGCCCGGAAATCGCTCGTGTACACGCGCACCGTGCCGAGCTTGTTGCGCGCCTCGGCCTCGGTCATCCCGACCGCGCCGATCGGCGGGTGGCTGAACACCGCGCTCGGGACATTGGCGTAATCGACCACGGTCGGCTTGCCGCCGAACACGCTGTCGGCAAAGGCCTGCCCCTCGCGGATTGCCACGGGGGTCAGCTGGATGCGGTTGGTGACGTCGCCAACGGCATAGATGCTGGCGACCGACGACTGGTTGGTATCATCGACCTTGATCGCGCCCTCGTTGTCGAGTTCGACCCCGACCTCCTCCAACCCCAGTCCCTTGGTGTTCGGCACCC carries:
- a CDS encoding acetyl/propionyl/methylcrotonyl-CoA carboxylase subunit alpha → MFKKILIANRGEIACRVIKTARRMGIATVAVYSDADARAPFVQMADEAVHIGPSPASESYLVADKIIAACKATGAEAVHPGYGFLSERTSFAEALAKENIAFIGPPVNAIAAMGDKIESKKLALEAGVNVVPGFVGEIDDTEHAVKISNEIGYPVMMKASAGGGGKGMRLAYDEKDVREGFEATKREGLNSFGDDRVFIEKFILNPRHIEIQILGDQHGNILYLNERECSIQRRHQKVVEEAPSPFVTPSMRKAMGEQCVALAKAVGYYSAGTVELIVSGADPTGESFYFLEMNTRLQVEHPVTEAITGIDLVEQMIRVAAGEKLEMTQDDIKIDGWAIENRVYAEDPYRGFLPSTGRLVRYRTPVPAWAGNARGEDGVRVDAGVEEGGEVSMFYDPMIAKLVTWGATRDEAADLQIAALDRFEIEGLGHNIDFVSAIMQHPRFRSGELTTGFIAEEYPDGFHGAATADHIVRALAAIAGFMASAEADRARRTDGQLGDRLDPPAKWQVTVGGTEHKVKLGHKHIKVDGDKLDIALEYTPGDRLVIAEIDGSELAVKVAKTRTGWRMTTRGRIHDVRVLPWHVAPLTRHMIEKIPPDLSKFLICPMPGLLVALHVGEGDKVEAGQPLATVEAMKMENILRAEKSGTVKSVNAAQGDSLAVDAVILEME
- the bioB gene encoding biotin synthase BioB is translated as MTTETRTDWTREEIATLFDLPFDELMWEAQGVHRRHHSRGEIQLCTLLSIKTGGCVEDCGYCSQSKSADSGLKATKLMDVRAVLQAAAQAKDSGSQRFCMGAAWRNPKDRDMPAIVEMVEGVRAMGMETCMTLGMLTKEQAQTLAVAGLDYYNHNIDTSPENYGNVITTRTFQERLDTLEEVRSAGINVCSGGIVGMGETRADRVGFIHALATLPEHPGSVPINALVPVKGTVLGDMLADTPLAKIDDIEFVRTIAVARITMPLSMVRLSAGRESMSEATQALCFMAGANSIFTGDKLLTTANAGDSKDAALFAKLGLRPMESEEPMRMEAAE
- the scpA gene encoding methylmalonyl-CoA mutase, which encodes MTDKPTIDQWAAAADKEVKGKDLTWATPEGIDVKPLYTAEDVREDPGLPGFAPFTRGVRASMYAGRPWTIRQYAGFSTAEESNAFYRRNLAAGQKGLSVAFDLATHRGYDSDHPRVTGDVGKAGVAIDSVEDMKILFDGIPLDQMSVSMTMNGAVIPILAFFIVAGEEQGVDRKLLDGTIQNDILKEFMVRNTYIYPPEPSMRIISDIFGYTSREMPKFNSISISGYHMQEAGATQVQELAFTIADGMEYVKYGVASGLDIDKFAGRLSFFFAIGMNFFMEIAKLRAARVLWHRAMTTLGAQDERSKMLRTHCQTSGVSLTEQDPYNNVMRTTIEAMAAMLGGTQSLHTNALDEAIALPTDFSARIARNTQIVIQEETGMTKVVDPLGGSYYVEALTQELVDKAQEIIDRVQAEGGMAKAVAAGWPKAMIETAAAARQARVDRGDDVIVGVNKYRLKDEDLLETLDIDNAKVREGQIARIRKTKAERDEAACQAALTALRDGAAKPSSIENNLLALAVEAARARATLGEISSAMEESFDRYATQPTPVKGVYAAPYEGDARWAQVLDGVEAVTRRLGRKPKLLVAKMGQDGHDRGANVIASAFGDMGFDVVSGPLFQTPEETVVLALDNGVDVVGASSLAAGHKTLIPELIGKLREAGRTDIKVIAGGVIPPQDYDYLRDAGVQGIYGPGSNVVECAADVLRLLGHNMPPLEDAA
- the mce gene encoding methylmalonyl-CoA epimerase, whose protein sequence is MKLGRLNHIGVATPSIADSIVFYRDVMGATNIHAPFDLPEQGVKVCFVDTPGADGALNGTQIELIEPLPGDTSIAGFLEKNPAGGQHHVCYEVPDIHAAKAAFEALGKRVLGESRIGAHGTLIFFLHPKDMGGVLTEIMETPKGH
- a CDS encoding acyl-CoA carboxylase subunit beta, which gives rise to MSANIAEMERRRAAAALGGGQKRIDAQHSKGKLTARERLDVLLDEGSFEELDTYVEHNCTDFGMQDQIIPGDGIVTGSGTINGRLVYVFSQDFTVFGGSLSERHAQKMMKVMDNAMKVGAPIIGINDSGGARIQEGVASLGGYAEVFQRNVLASGVVPQISLIMGPCAGGAVYSPAMTDFIFMVKDSSYMFVTGPDVVKTVTNEVVTQEELGGAITHTTKSSVADIAFENDIEALLATRDFFDYLPENNRSGVPVRPTSDPFDRAEPSLDTLIPPNANQPYDMHELIRKTVDEGDFFEVQPAHAGNIICGFGRIEGRTIGIVANQPLVLAGVLDINSSKKAARFVRFCDAFEIPIITFVDVPGFLPGTAQEYNGIIKHGAKLLFAYAEATVPKITVITRKAYGGAYDVMASKHLRGDLNYAWPTAEIAVMGAKGAVEIIFRADMGDPEKIAQRTKEYEDRFANPFVAASRGYIDEVIHPHNTRKRIALGLRKLRNKQLENPWKKHDNIPL
- a CDS encoding short-chain fatty acyl-CoA regulator family protein; this encodes MVPNRLYAGRQLRQLRESRNLRQSDFAAQLGISASYLSQIEHDDRPLTPALLDRLQKLFPLEWEEVAADTGDRRAGALREAAADPLFAATPLPPDQLERAALQQPQLADQFVALHAAYRRAGQRLQIIDEALTGGTAEGSRLPWEEVRDWFHDAGNYVDSIDRAAEALAGQLRGKDPSPAIETIERRLRDALGISIVYTQTQSLRDFDATMRHLVIDPSQPAESRRFQLAHQLAALALAREIAAVVEASPLRTAAARQLLHVGLANYAAGAVLMPYAPFRASARAVRHDIDRLRMDYGVSFEQACHRLSTLQRPGARGIPMFFCRVDMAGNITKRHSATRLQFARFGGACPLWIVHEAAAIPDRILFQLAETPDGLRYVSMAKGLVKPSGSYARIPRRYAVALGCEAQYAGDFVYADGVDVGAPQAATRIGLSCRICPRDDCDQRAFPPSDRPILVDPDRRDVVPYRIG